Proteins encoded within one genomic window of Lampris incognitus isolate fLamInc1 chromosome 1, fLamInc1.hap2, whole genome shotgun sequence:
- the lingo2 gene encoding leucine-rich repeat and immunoglobulin-like domain-containing nogo receptor-interacting protein 2 — MVDCMSKAMLHPAASCWHPFLGLALMAVFVGSTLGCPSRCECSAQSKAVICHRKRMPSIPDGIPIETRILDLSKNKLTMINPDDFATFPGLEELDLSGNIISYVEPGAFNALFNMHSLSLKSNRIKLIPLGVFAGLMNLTRLDVSDNKIVILLDYMFQDLHNLKFLEVGDNDLVYISHRAFSGLLSLEILTLERCNLTVVPTEALSHLHNLVSLHLRYLSISTLHPYSFKKLFHLRHLEIDSWPSLEVVPANTLHGLNLTTLYITNTNLSSFPYQALTHLPYLTHLNLSYNRIRHIEAGMLMDLVRLRELHLVGAQLSTIEPYAFQGLRWLRVLNVSHNRLDTLEKSIFQAPEALEVLLIDDNHLVCDCRLMWILQKRHSIFFGESQPECSMPEGIRGRPLKEFKETYYVTCTKPKIRENKTQTVTVDEGQQAMLRCSAEGKPRPIVSWLSPHRRLITSRTHDRVTVHINGTLEIKSAEVQDSGVYLCLASNTAGNDTLMTSLAVKSLGSLYANRTQYYTDPNNTTANGTTNGTFGLDLKTILVSTAMGCFTFLGVVLFCFLLLFVWSRGKGKHKNNIDIEYVPRSKSNGTNIDSAEGQAGPRRFNMKMM, encoded by the coding sequence ATGGTCGACTGTATGAGCAAAGCCATGCTGCATCCGGCCGCTTCATGCTGGCATCCATTCCTGGGACTGGCCCTGATGGCCGTCTTTGTTGGTTCAACCCTGGGGTGCCCCTCGCGCTGCGAGTGCTCAGCCCAGAGCAAGGCAGTCATATGCCACCGTAAGCGCATGCCGAGCATCCCGGATGGTATTCCTATCGAGACGAGGATCCTTGACTTGAGCAAGAACAAGTTGACGATGATCAACCCTGATGACTTTGCTACTTTTCCAGGGCTGGAGGAGCTTGACCTCAGCGGAAACATTATCAGTTATGTGGAGCCCGGAGCCTTCAACGCCTTGTTTAACATGCACTCGCTCAGTCTCAAGAGCAACCGGATCAAACTCATCCCGCTGGGCGTCTTTGCAGGCTTAATGAATCTCACCCGGCTAGATGTCAGCGACAACAAGATTGTCATTCTCCTGGATTACATGTTCCAGGACCTACACAATCTGAAATTCCTGGAGGTGGGAGACAATGACCTGGTTTACATTTCACATCGAGCATTCAGTGGACTTTTAAGCCTAGAGATACTTACCTTAGAAAGGTGCAACCTGACAGTTGTGCCAACAGAGGCGCTCTCTCACTTGCACAACTTAGTCAGCCTCCATCTCAGATATCTCAGTATCAGCACTTTGCACCCCTATTCTTTTAAAAAGCTATTCCACCTGCGGCACCTGGAGATTGACAGTTGGCCCTCACTCGAAGTTGTGCCCGCCAATACACTGCATGGCCTCAACCTGACCACCCTCTATATCACCAACACCAACCTGTCCAGTTTCCCCTATCAAGCACTCACACATCTTCCCTACCTAACACATCTCAACCTGTCATACAATCGCATCAGGCACATTGAAGCGGGGATGCTGATGGACCTGGTGCGTCTTCGAGAACTGCACCTGGTTGGAGCTCAGCTGTCCACCATCGAGCCATATGCCTTTCAGGGCTTACGGTGGCTCAGGGTCCTCAATGTCTCTCACAACCGTCTTGACACACTGGAGAAAAGCATCTTTCAGGCTCCAGAGGCTCTGGAGGTACTTTTAATTGACGACAACCACCTGGTGTGCGACTGCCGCCTCATGTGGATCCTACAGAAAAGGCACTCCATTTTCTTTGGGGAATCTCAGCCAGAGTGTAGTATGCCTGAAGGGATCCGTGGCAGGCCTTTAAAGGAGTTCAAAGAGACTTACTACGTGACATGCACCAAGCCAAAAATCCGGGAGAACAAAACACAGACGGTCACCGTTGATGAGGGCCAGCAGGCGATGTTGCGCTGCAGTGCTGAAGGGAAACCAAGGCCCATTGTGTCCTGGCTTTCACCACACCGGCGTCTTATCACCAGCAGGACCCATGACAGAGTTACCGTCCACATCAACGGCACGCTGGAGATCAAGTCAGCCGAGGTACAAGATAGCGGTGTGTACCTCTGCCTGGCATCCAACACTGCTGGGAACGACACCCTGATGACCTCACTGGCAGTAAAAAGTCTGGGATCTCTGTATGCAAACAGGACCCAGTACTATACAGACCCAAACAATACCACTGCCAATGGAACAACCAATGGGACCTTTGGTTTGGACCTCAAGACTATTTTAGTGTCAACAGCCATGGGTTGTTTCACATTCCTGGGAGTGGTCTTGTTTTGTTTCCTGTTGCTCTTCGTGTGGAGCAGAGGGAAAGGGAAACATAAAAACAACATAGATATTGAATATGTGCCTCGGTCCAAGTCAAATGGCACAAACATTGACTCGGCAGAGGGACAAGCTGGTCCTCGTCGTTTTAACATGAAAATGATGTGA